The Caulifigura coniformis genome includes a region encoding these proteins:
- a CDS encoding metal ABC transporter permease, producing MNGLGLTVGALSFASYNTRVVLLGASLLGLAAGVIGTFLLLRRKALIGDVVGHCALPGIAVAFLVIERMSPGGGKNLPVLLLGATCAGLLGAQSVSLIRMFTRVDNDTALAVILSVFYGAGVALLSVVQRLASGSSAGLKDFLNGQTAAIVSQDVWIFTVSSLVIVLVTGMLFKEFTLLCFDEDYAATRGLPTRPLDIGLTLLATAVCVVGMQTVGLLLVTAILVTPPAAARFWTNDIRMMALLAGAIGAISAASGVIASAAVPKLPAGPMIVLCGGAIFILSLALGRERGVIWRSLVHYQDQRRADRIDLLRSLYETVERDSSIPQSSASVIRAVVPVQKIKPLRTWSARRLRRALRSSIREGILASGRDGSIGLTQAAWKEGSQIVRNRRLWDLYLHQYADVSPAGIDRNQSLLDHALDPAVVAQLEEALQAGTTPHA from the coding sequence ATGAACGGCCTCGGCCTGACCGTCGGTGCGCTCAGCTTCGCGAGTTACAACACGCGAGTCGTGTTGCTGGGAGCCTCATTGCTGGGGCTGGCGGCGGGAGTCATCGGAACGTTCCTGCTCCTGCGGCGGAAGGCCCTGATCGGCGACGTCGTCGGTCACTGTGCCCTGCCCGGAATCGCGGTCGCCTTCCTGGTGATCGAGCGGATGTCGCCCGGCGGAGGAAAGAACCTTCCCGTACTGCTCCTCGGCGCCACGTGCGCCGGCCTGCTCGGGGCTCAGTCGGTTTCATTGATCCGCATGTTCACCCGCGTGGATAACGACACGGCGCTGGCTGTCATTCTCAGCGTCTTTTACGGGGCAGGCGTTGCCCTGCTCTCCGTCGTGCAGCGGCTCGCTTCGGGCAGCTCGGCCGGCCTGAAAGATTTCCTCAACGGCCAGACGGCCGCGATCGTGAGCCAGGACGTCTGGATCTTCACGGTCTCATCGCTGGTCATCGTGCTCGTCACAGGGATGCTCTTCAAAGAGTTCACCCTCCTGTGTTTCGACGAAGACTACGCCGCCACCCGCGGCCTGCCGACGCGACCGCTGGACATTGGGCTCACCCTGCTGGCAACGGCGGTCTGCGTGGTCGGAATGCAGACAGTCGGACTCCTGCTCGTGACGGCGATTCTCGTCACTCCTCCGGCCGCCGCCCGGTTCTGGACAAACGACATTCGCATGATGGCGCTGCTGGCGGGAGCGATCGGAGCGATCTCGGCCGCGTCAGGAGTGATCGCCAGCGCCGCCGTCCCCAAGCTCCCGGCCGGTCCAATGATCGTCCTTTGTGGCGGAGCGATCTTCATCCTGAGCCTGGCGCTCGGGCGCGAGCGGGGCGTGATCTGGAGATCGCTGGTGCACTATCAGGATCAGCGTCGGGCCGACCGGATCGATCTGCTGAGGTCGCTTTACGAGACGGTGGAGCGGGATTCGAGCATTCCGCAGTCGTCCGCGTCGGTGATCCGGGCAGTCGTCCCCGTCCAGAAGATCAAGCCGCTGCGGACCTGGTCTGCCAGACGGCTCCGGCGGGCGCTGCGGTCATCCATTCGTGAAGGAATCCTGGCCAGCGGGCGGGACGGCAGCATCGGCCTCACGCAGGCGGCCTGGAAAGAAGGCAGCCAGATCGTCCGGAACCGTCGTCTGTGGGACCTCTACCTGCACCAGTACGCCGATGTGTCACCGGCCGGAATCGACCGCAACCAGAGCCTGCTCGACCACGCACTCGATCCGGCCGTCGTCGCGCAGCTGGAAGAAGCGCTGCAGGCGGGAACAACGCCGCACGCCTGA
- a CDS encoding metal ABC transporter ATP-binding protein — MSTDPSQRSVSPPATEPGVPLSIHDLTVAYQRRPVVWDVDYQAAPGRLIAIVGPNGAGKSTLIKAALNLVPRISGEVLFFGKPYRRVRHRVAYVPQRTTVDWDFPVSALDVVAMGLYRQIGWFRPVTRKYRQQALVALERVGMHEFARRQISQLSGGQQQRVFLARALAQGAELYLMDEPFAGVDAATEQAIIGVLRELRTAGQTVIVVHHDLQTVSEYFDDVMMMNMRLIAAGPVETTLTAENLRRTYGGKLSLVDQVSQKMAEQRR; from the coding sequence ATGTCGACCGATCCTTCACAACGTTCCGTATCGCCACCAGCGACCGAGCCGGGCGTTCCACTGTCGATTCACGATCTGACCGTCGCCTATCAGCGCAGGCCGGTCGTCTGGGATGTCGACTACCAGGCCGCGCCGGGCCGGCTGATCGCGATCGTCGGCCCCAACGGGGCCGGCAAGAGCACGCTCATCAAGGCGGCGCTCAATCTCGTCCCACGCATTTCCGGGGAAGTGCTGTTCTTCGGCAAACCGTATCGGCGCGTCCGCCATCGGGTGGCCTACGTCCCCCAGCGCACGACGGTCGACTGGGATTTCCCCGTCAGCGCGCTCGATGTCGTGGCGATGGGGCTGTATCGGCAGATTGGCTGGTTCCGCCCGGTGACGCGGAAATACCGCCAGCAGGCGCTCGTCGCGCTCGAGCGGGTCGGGATGCACGAATTCGCCCGGCGGCAGATCAGCCAACTCTCCGGAGGCCAGCAACAACGAGTTTTCCTCGCCCGCGCGTTGGCCCAGGGGGCCGAACTGTACCTGATGGATGAGCCCTTCGCGGGCGTCGATGCGGCCACCGAGCAGGCGATCATCGGCGTGCTCCGGGAGCTGCGAACCGCGGGCCAGACCGTCATCGTCGTGCATCACGACCTGCAAACAGTCTCGGAATACTTCGACGACGTGATGATGATGAACATGCGGCTGATCGCCGCCGGCCCCGTGGAGACCACGCTGACGGCCGAAAACCTCCGGCGGACTTACGGCGGCAAGCTCTCGCTGGTCGATCAGGTCAGCCAGAAGATGGCGGAGCAGCGGCGATGA
- a CDS encoding metal ABC transporter solute-binding protein, Zn/Mn family, whose amino-acid sequence MRYLDLLLSRRWLLLFALPLLAGCRPATPSTPSEKSDGLQIVATTGMVADLVQHVVGPRGTVRTLMSAGVDPHLYKPTTSDVADIQQADVVFYNGLGLEGPMQPVFQRAADKGRRVIPVAGNLPDTAVHHSAQFAGHADPHVWMDVGLWAQCLDPIVDSLCEASPGHAAEFRANADAYRQELKALDDYARTSIQTVPESQRTLVTAHDAFSYFSKAYGIQVKAVQGITTESEPGVEDVNALVNFLVETRIPALFVESSVSDRNLMAVLEGVSRHGGKVSIGGRLFSDAMGGEGTYEGTYVGMIDHNVTTIVRALGGQAPVRGFKGQLAESAAAAE is encoded by the coding sequence ATGCGATATTTAGACCTGTTGTTGTCACGTCGCTGGCTGCTGCTCTTCGCCCTCCCGCTTCTCGCCGGATGCAGGCCCGCAACTCCGTCCACGCCCTCTGAAAAATCGGACGGCCTGCAGATTGTCGCCACCACCGGCATGGTCGCCGACCTCGTTCAGCACGTCGTCGGACCGCGCGGGACCGTCAGGACGCTGATGTCCGCTGGCGTCGACCCTCACCTCTACAAGCCCACCACCAGTGACGTCGCAGACATCCAGCAGGCCGACGTCGTCTTCTACAACGGCCTCGGCCTGGAAGGCCCCATGCAGCCGGTCTTCCAGCGGGCCGCAGACAAAGGACGGCGCGTGATTCCCGTCGCCGGAAATCTGCCCGACACAGCCGTCCACCACTCCGCGCAGTTCGCCGGCCATGCCGATCCGCACGTCTGGATGGACGTCGGCCTGTGGGCCCAATGCCTCGACCCCATCGTCGATTCCCTGTGCGAAGCCTCGCCCGGGCATGCCGCGGAGTTCCGCGCCAATGCCGACGCCTACCGCCAGGAACTGAAGGCGCTGGATGACTACGCCCGGACGTCGATCCAGACCGTGCCCGAGTCGCAGCGGACGCTCGTCACCGCTCACGACGCGTTCAGCTATTTCTCGAAAGCCTATGGCATCCAGGTGAAGGCCGTTCAGGGCATCACCACCGAGTCAGAGCCCGGCGTCGAGGATGTGAACGCACTCGTGAACTTCCTCGTCGAGACCAGGATTCCGGCCTTGTTTGTCGAATCGAGCGTCAGTGACCGCAATTTGATGGCCGTTCTCGAAGGCGTCTCCCGACATGGCGGGAAGGTGTCGATCGGCGGCCGCCTGTTCTCCGATGCCATGGGAGGCGAAGGAACGTATGAAGGGACCTATGTCGGCATGATCGACCACAACGTCACCACCATTGTCCGGGCCCTCGGCGGGCAGGCCCCCGTACGCGGCTTCAAGGGACAACTTGCGGAATCGGCGGCAGCTGCGGAGTAA
- a CDS encoding ATP-dependent helicase: MSLNDDLTPSQRAAVEHEDGPLLVLAGPGSGKTRVVTRRIARLIQRGVSPRQILAITFTNKAALTMRQRVEQLAPGAGVWVSTFHRFAAMLLRRHAEVVGLRPNYTILDESDQRKGLKLVMEEIGLDFSHYPPDRMAARISQLKNDLTTAEAFTQRYEEGIGNNWDQAVARVYPEYQRFLLASNAVDFDDLLLHVAFMLSEHEVLRQQLDHRYRYVLVDEYQDTNAAQYRIVAALSQQHPNLQATGDPDQSIYAWRGARIENILRFEREFPDSRVIKLEENFRSTQAIVRSADRLIGYNKQRKAKKLITNNDEGESVELITFDDAVAESAGIARRIRELSEQHGLTWSDFAIFYRVNALSRQLEVGLMRERIPYQVAAGAAFYDRAEIKDTLAYLRLVANPADRTAFYRAVNTPLRGLGETSQRRLSAWADANGVGLIEACERSAEVPKLSKNAARGFRMFADMISRFDLATRGSVADLLTEIVERSGMAAAWSGSPREEDVQRLGNVEELITAARQYDEAFGDERSIDGFLEQTALVADADTIDDTAGRVTLMTMHSAKGLEYPVVFVLGVEEGLIPHERALRDLSGFELEEERRLLFVGMTRAKQRLFLTQTRLRTFRGRTLASIPSLFASEFEATRVDESHGTPQVYFDRDAFNEPEEQPEPAEPPVDPPTMAKNASVADARPLLMSGADLLNGGKPSGTVNPNRFSEGMLVRHPRYGLGTIVEISRVTSRTNVTVKFTHEDRIQTFIAEKSPLQPVGVKPVAEPAPARAATPDEASPGVPF, translated from the coding sequence GTGTCCCTGAATGACGACTTGACGCCCAGCCAGCGCGCGGCCGTCGAACACGAAGACGGCCCCCTGCTGGTTCTCGCCGGCCCCGGTTCGGGAAAGACCCGTGTCGTCACCCGCCGCATCGCCCGTTTGATCCAAAGGGGCGTCTCCCCGAGGCAGATCCTCGCGATCACCTTCACCAACAAAGCCGCGCTGACGATGCGGCAGCGCGTGGAACAGCTCGCCCCCGGCGCCGGCGTCTGGGTCAGCACGTTCCACCGGTTCGCCGCCATGCTCCTCAGGCGACACGCCGAGGTCGTCGGACTCCGCCCCAATTACACGATCCTCGATGAATCCGATCAGCGAAAAGGCCTCAAGCTGGTCATGGAGGAGATCGGACTCGATTTCTCCCACTACCCGCCCGACCGCATGGCGGCCCGCATCAGTCAGCTCAAGAACGACCTGACGACCGCCGAGGCGTTTACACAGCGCTATGAAGAAGGAATCGGCAACAACTGGGACCAGGCGGTCGCCCGCGTTTATCCCGAGTATCAGCGGTTCCTCCTCGCCTCGAACGCCGTCGATTTCGACGACCTGCTCCTGCATGTCGCGTTCATGCTCAGTGAACACGAAGTCCTCAGGCAGCAGCTCGACCATCGCTATCGCTACGTCCTGGTCGACGAATACCAGGACACCAACGCCGCTCAGTACCGCATCGTGGCGGCCCTCTCGCAGCAGCATCCCAACCTGCAGGCCACGGGCGATCCCGACCAGTCGATCTACGCCTGGCGCGGGGCCCGCATTGAAAACATCCTGCGTTTCGAACGTGAGTTTCCCGACTCCCGCGTCATCAAGCTCGAAGAGAACTTCCGCAGCACCCAGGCCATCGTCCGCTCGGCCGACCGCCTCATCGGCTACAACAAGCAGCGCAAAGCCAAAAAGCTCATCACGAACAACGATGAGGGCGAATCCGTCGAACTGATCACCTTCGACGACGCCGTAGCCGAGTCGGCCGGAATCGCCCGCCGCATCCGCGAGCTCTCGGAACAGCATGGACTCACCTGGAGCGACTTCGCGATCTTCTATCGCGTCAACGCCCTCTCCCGGCAGCTCGAAGTCGGCCTGATGCGGGAACGGATTCCCTACCAGGTCGCGGCCGGGGCCGCCTTCTACGACCGGGCTGAAATCAAGGATACGCTCGCCTACCTCCGGCTCGTGGCGAATCCCGCAGATCGCACGGCCTTCTACCGCGCCGTGAACACCCCCCTCCGCGGGCTCGGTGAAACCTCGCAGCGCCGCCTTTCCGCCTGGGCTGATGCCAACGGAGTCGGCCTGATTGAAGCCTGCGAGCGGTCCGCTGAAGTCCCGAAGCTGTCCAAGAACGCAGCTCGCGGCTTCCGCATGTTCGCCGACATGATCAGCCGGTTCGATCTCGCCACCCGCGGATCGGTCGCGGACCTGCTCACGGAAATCGTCGAGCGGAGCGGCATGGCGGCCGCCTGGTCGGGAAGCCCGCGCGAAGAAGATGTCCAGCGGCTCGGCAACGTCGAGGAACTCATCACCGCGGCCCGGCAGTATGATGAGGCGTTTGGCGACGAACGCTCGATCGACGGCTTCCTCGAGCAGACGGCACTCGTCGCCGACGCCGACACCATCGACGATACGGCCGGCCGGGTCACGTTGATGACGATGCATTCCGCAAAGGGACTGGAGTACCCGGTCGTCTTCGTGCTCGGCGTCGAAGAAGGTCTGATTCCCCACGAACGGGCACTGCGCGACCTTTCCGGGTTCGAGCTCGAGGAAGAGCGGCGGCTGCTGTTCGTCGGAATGACCCGCGCCAAGCAGCGATTGTTCCTCACCCAGACCCGCCTGCGGACTTTCCGTGGACGGACGCTCGCCTCCATCCCCAGCCTGTTCGCCTCGGAGTTCGAAGCCACGCGCGTCGACGAATCGCATGGGACACCGCAGGTCTACTTCGACCGCGATGCTTTCAATGAACCGGAGGAACAGCCGGAACCCGCCGAGCCGCCGGTCGACCCGCCGACGATGGCGAAGAACGCCTCGGTGGCCGACGCCCGCCCTCTGCTGATGAGCGGCGCCGACCTGCTGAACGGCGGAAAACCGAGCGGAACAGTGAACCCGAACCGCTTCAGCGAAGGGATGCTGGTGCGCCATCCCCGTTACGGCCTGGGGACGATCGTCGAGATCAGCCGCGTGACCTCGCGGACGAACGTGACGGTCAAGTTCACGCACGAAGATCGAATCCAGACGTTCATCGCCGAAAAGTCGCCCCTGCAGCCAGTGGGCGTCAAACCCGTCGCCGAGCCAGCGCCAGCCCGCGCCGCGACGCCCGACGAAGCCTCCCCCGGCGTCCCGTTCTAG